The following coding sequences are from one Diospyros lotus cultivar Yz01 chromosome 7, ASM1463336v1, whole genome shotgun sequence window:
- the LOC127807010 gene encoding uncharacterized protein LOC127807010 — protein sequence MGGGMEAHKNKFIEDWGSARETLEQNFRWTRRNFALVGIFGIALPLLVYKGIVREFHMQDEDAGRPYRKFL from the exons ATGGGGGGAGGAATGGAAGCCCACAAGAACAAGTTCATAGAGGACTGGGGCTCGGCGAGGGAGACCTTGGAGCAAAACTTCCGGTGGACTCGGCGCAACTTCGCTCTCGTTGGTATCTTCGGCATCGCCCTCCCCCTCCTCGTCTACAAGGGCATCGTCCGCGAATTC CACATGCAAGATGAGGATGCAGGGCGGCCATACAGGAAGTTCCTCTGA